ACTGAGATAGCGCCGTCGGTTCGGCCGGGTGCGCGTCGGTATCCAGTTCGCGCTGCATTCCAGGAGGCACGCGCAACACCAACTCCATTGGAACCAGTTTTCCGAAATGGCTCTCGATCCATCCATAATCGCGAATGATTCGCGACTCGCTTCCAAACAACTTCAACAACTGGACCGAGGTCTCAATTTTAGAAAGCCCCATCGCGGCACCAACGACCAACAACATGCAGGCGACACCAACGATCCGGAAGTGAGCGGTAACCCATCGCCCCACGGCAAGCCAAATTCGCGTCAACAAATCGGGATCGTTCTCCCCGCGGCGTTTCGTCGGTCGCGGCTTCTTCTCTGCCGCCGGTTCGGGGCGGAAGATATGTAGCGCTGCGGGAAGGTAGGCAAACAATAGAACCAAGGTGGCAACGACACCGATGGCTGAGTAAAAGCCGAACTTTTTGATCGGAATAATGTTGCTCGTGTTGAGGCTCAACAGACCGATCGCGGTTGTGATCGCGGCCAGCGTGCAGGGCATGAAGGCATGCGAGACAGCTCGTTCGGCAGCCCCTTCGACACCTCGCGCGGCGGTCTCTTCGCGATAGTAGTTGATGATATGGATCGCACCGGAGAGCCCCAAGATGTAGACCAACGATGGCATGCTCATCAGGATCGCGTCGATCTGTTCACCCGTCATCTGGACGAACGCCAAACTGCTGACCGCCGCCAACACGCCGACGACAAAGATCATCGATGTGATCTTAAAACTGCGGAAGGCCAGCATCGACAAGGACAGACCGATCAAGACGCAGTATCCGATCAAACGAATCAACGTGATCTGTCCCTCTTCATCGATCGAAACGTTATCGACCGGTGGACCTCCCATCCGCATCGCCGGTTCGACCAGCGAGGCGTGTCGTTCGGCATAATTGAACGGTGGCGGTACCGCCGATGGCGCAGCGGCAGCGTTGATGCCACTCTCCTCAGCCAGTTGCAACAACCGGCCGCGCGGCCCACCCAGCAAGCCGCGACCGACGACGTAGGGCAAATTGTCCAATGCGACCGGGGTCAACGTGACCAACACACAGCTCTGCCGCGGCGGCGGTTGGACTCCCATCGCGTCAAAAATGTCATACCAATGCTGGTCGCGAACGTCGGTCGGCGCGTTTTTCAGCTTGCTCAATTCGCCGCCAAAATGTTCGTCCACGATCTGCTTGATCGTCGTTGAACAGGTGTATTCCCATTGCTCGGGAAGCGAAGCCGCAGGGACCTGATCGGCAAATGCTTCGGCGGTCCATTCAAAATCGATCGGCACCGCGGGGGCGAACAGCGTTCCGGTCAAACGCTTCTCGGCCAACCGCTCTGCGATCACCTTCTTATCGTCCTTATTGATCGCCGCGACGGGCCACAAGGGACCATTCTCTTGCGCCAATTGCTCTGCGATCTCTGGACCGGTTTGGATCGTGCGAAACAACGCCGCCGTCAACAGATGCGGATCGTTGTAGTAGGGGTTCAGTTTGTCGGAATCGGGCTGTCCGGCCGTCTCGCCAAAAGAAGCGATAAATTGCCCCTCGACCGTCCCCCCACGAAGAAGCTTGCGGACCGAACGGATCAGCGCCGGCAACGGCCCCTCTTTTCCAGCCCACCGAAACAACCGGCCATCGGGCGTGATGTAGTACAGCGTCCCATCGGGGCTGTTGAGCCATTTTTCATTTCGGCCGCCCCAATTGGTCTGGAAGTCGTTGGGAGCCAACAACTGCAACTCTTCGGCAAGCTTCCGCGCCCGCTGCCAGTCCGGTGGGGCATCGCTCGGTTCAGCCCCTTCGGCTTCGCTGCGCAGCTTCTCGGTCAGCAGTTTCAGTTTTTGATCGTCGGCATCGCAGCCCGGCCAGGTCGCGATTACAAACCGTTCGCCCGAAAAATAATCGCCGAACCACTCCAGTTCCGTCGTCTCGGGGAAGTCCGATGGCAGCCAATCCTTGACGTTGTTGTTATTGCTCTGCAGGCTTTGCCGCGCTCCGCGAATTCCAATGGGAGCGAGGAAACAAACCACCAACAAAATCAGCAACGCATTGTTGATACCAAAAATCGAGCGGCGGGCTAGGAACGTTGGTTTCATGAACAGATATTCAGTAGAAACGGCAAGAGATCTCGGTCGAGCCGTTGGCCGTGCCCTCGATGAGATCGTTTGGTAACGCGCAATAATTAAACGCTACGAGATTAGTAGCATCGGGCAATTCGATCCATGCCAATTGCGTTACAGCGGAGTTCCGCCGACGCAAAATCGCGGAGCTTCCGGAGAGCATCAAACGCCAATCGATCGCTACCGCCCCCCTTCAACGGCAAGCATTGTACGCGATCGAAGCTTTAAACGTCAGGTGGCGACCGTTTTGCTGGACGACGAGCGTCCTCCCGCTCTACGCCACAATTCACAGATCTCGCCCAACAAACTGGTTCGAATCGTCTCTCGATACGGAGAATTGGCGGGCAATCCTTCCATCAATCGCCGGTGCGCTTCGGGTGCATCGTGATAAGGCAAGCTAGGGAAGAGATGATGCAAGGCGTGGTATCTTGTTCCGATGGGCCCCCACAATTCGGTAATCCAAGGGCGATGGGGATAATTCACCGTGTCGAGCAGCTGTTCTTCAAAGCTCATCACCCGGCCATCTCCCGTCCAGCGATGCGCTCCCAGCGTGCGGACCGCGTTGAGCGTCAACACCGCGACGCCCGTCAGATAGCCCCAGAACCACATGGGGCTGACCAGTTGTCCGGTCATGATCCAATCGCCAAACGTGAACCAAAGCAACCAGACGAAACAAAATGCCTCCTGGCGAACGACCAACCGCATCAATTCGGGCGACCCGTCGCGACGCTCATAAAAAGGATCGACGACGATCGTCGAAGCATGCCGATGGACCCAACGCCTAGCGGGCGGATAGACCCAACAGATTGGACTGACCACGAGAAAGCGGAGATAGGCAAGGATTGGTATCAACAGATTGTGGAGTAGAAATGCGACCAGATACCACCGCGACATGTGGGTTAACGGAAAATACTCACCATCCTCGTGGGTTCCGTAGCTCTTGCGTCGATGGTGATCCAAATGTGGCAGATAGACAAACGATGGGATCAGAAACGGCACGCCACAAAGAGAGTTCCACACCGGACGGAAGTAGGGCAGTTTGTCTCCGAAGTGCGCCAGTTCGTGGATGAACATGGCGCAACGCATATACAAAATGACACAAACCGGGAACAGAATCGCCTGGACCAAATAGGCACGACTCGGATCCTCCGGCAGGATCTCGTGCATATACCGCATCGTCATAAATAACGTGTGGGCAATTAAGATACAGGGCAAAAAATCAAGCCAATAAAGAATCGGCTTGGGCCGTCCCAGATCGCGTATTAAACGATGCCCTTCGGAGAACTTGAAGCTTGCCCCCTCCGTTTTGTTCCCCGTCGAATTGGC
Above is a genomic segment from Rosistilla ulvae containing:
- a CDS encoding efflux RND transporter permease subunit; amino-acid sequence: MKPTFLARRSIFGINNALLILLVVCFLAPIGIRGARQSLQSNNNNVKDWLPSDFPETTELEWFGDYFSGERFVIATWPGCDADDQKLKLLTEKLRSEAEGAEPSDAPPDWQRARKLAEELQLLAPNDFQTNWGGRNEKWLNSPDGTLYYITPDGRLFRWAGKEGPLPALIRSVRKLLRGGTVEGQFIASFGETAGQPDSDKLNPYYNDPHLLTAALFRTIQTGPEIAEQLAQENGPLWPVAAINKDDKKVIAERLAEKRLTGTLFAPAVPIDFEWTAEAFADQVPAASLPEQWEYTCSTTIKQIVDEHFGGELSKLKNAPTDVRDQHWYDIFDAMGVQPPPRQSCVLVTLTPVALDNLPYVVGRGLLGGPRGRLLQLAEESGINAAAAPSAVPPPFNYAERHASLVEPAMRMGGPPVDNVSIDEEGQITLIRLIGYCVLIGLSLSMLAFRSFKITSMIFVVGVLAAVSSLAFVQMTGEQIDAILMSMPSLVYILGLSGAIHIINYYREETAARGVEGAAERAVSHAFMPCTLAAITTAIGLLSLNTSNIIPIKKFGFYSAIGVVATLVLLFAYLPAALHIFRPEPAAEKKPRPTKRRGENDPDLLTRIWLAVGRWVTAHFRIVGVACMLLVVGAAMGLSKIETSVQLLKLFGSESRIIRDYGWIESHFGKLVPMELVLRVPPGMQRELDTDAHPAEPTALSQLERLQAVDHIQRAVESAFGEHGTGVVGNAMSAVTLMPELPKPTNSPTNATRLAFNSALASAQTQLLGSDYVQHERNGPWKDSELWRISLRVGALSDVDYGQFVGNLRDAVEPVLQAYRFRESVLESLGDEHKGIVFVVGADRPDEQAWENVLASDDESDLRDDGSETSAVDQRLIFEKTLDDLLHNESKIRKVVWIAPEKVKDSPNKLEVWARNFAKADCVVIAEDQADFDVEFINEHAPAVVDARPVQWVVSAPSLREGVPDVENAGPLQVVYTGIVPLVYKAQRTLLFSLVESTFLAFVLIGIVMSGLLNPGSWFGKLKPANILYGIGAGAVSMLPNLFPVIVIFGFLGHTGSIVDLGKMMTASVAMGVAVDDTIHFLEWFRQGLAQGMTRRESVMEAYRRVGPAMTQTTVLGGLGLFVFALSSFTPTQSFGIMMLLLLVAALVGDLVFLPAILVSPLGKLFRPRDEDLIAFAQGVNPHDPIPSSDETQGDEDENSSPAAGAGRNGADRIDTPHVSSRQNASAIKSRGDTVS
- a CDS encoding fatty acid desaturase family protein; the encoded protein is MSTSSIPRQDVLDANSTGNKTEGASFKFSEGHRLIRDLGRPKPILYWLDFLPCILIAHTLFMTMRYMHEILPEDPSRAYLVQAILFPVCVILYMRCAMFIHELAHFGDKLPYFRPVWNSLCGVPFLIPSFVYLPHLDHHRRKSYGTHEDGEYFPLTHMSRWYLVAFLLHNLLIPILAYLRFLVVSPICWVYPPARRWVHRHASTIVVDPFYERRDGSPELMRLVVRQEAFCFVWLLWFTFGDWIMTGQLVSPMWFWGYLTGVAVLTLNAVRTLGAHRWTGDGRVMSFEEQLLDTVNYPHRPWITELWGPIGTRYHALHHLFPSLPYHDAPEAHRRLMEGLPANSPYRETIRTSLLGEICELWRRAGGRSSSSKTVAT